In Azospirillum ramasamyi, one DNA window encodes the following:
- a CDS encoding response regulator: MGRFVRGALVVVVVLAALAGNAAHRIYYDYQDTQQHRFAMVRDMARLVDDHVHRTVRAADIALDQTAAMVAEAGGPQRMRDLKHWTRLREYAAHVEGADAIWIFDADGRAILESASFPNRIAGFADPAGLEAMRNGMRLHIGAGQPGRTGSQPMVFPVSRPLHDDQGRFVGVASASIRVDTLTDFYNMLGFEFDPLIGVYRPNGEVVARRPATEASAGRSVAGGLLFQTQLREAPDGHYLSPSMLDGVLRIAAYRTMRDYGLVVVTGIDRTEAMAEWRTRTLYTVVETAVGLLAILAALAWGLRYLDRERKAQVALAEARNAVERTSAERDESARLAAALDHARDMAETARQAAEAANRAKGEFLAGLSHELRTPLNAVIGFADLMAREAEGPVGNPVYRQYAANVRDSGQHVLELINEILDQARAEAGALSIEEGRCDLEAAADFALRMLIPRAERAGVRLSAAVAPELRHLRGDDRRIRQILLNLIANGVKYTPSGGSVTVTAAVEEGVPVIRVTDTGLGIPAEDVDRVLEPFARVHSAANRGIEGAGLGLPLTKRLVELHGGALALHSRLGVGTTVTVRLPAGRLLPPEARPAPAPAPAPAPGPAPSPEPAPAVQPLSVLLVDDDATVRDMVAGLLRGWGHRVIAASNANEALVILDGPEPLDLMLSDVVMPPGMDGTELARQAARMRPGLPVLLASGFAAHAVGNPAAFGPEVAMIAKPFSIDELRLQLARITGARVAAAVPSSAPASPLVSVPAPAPPRPAGPPRLLIAEDLSINRELLAALFRDSGYRIDMVADGAAAVEAVQAGDHDLVLMDVQMPVMDGLEASRAIRAMPPPRGDLPILALTAGSSEEERRQCREAGMNGHIGKPYDREVLLRQIARILDSGRSRTGVA, encoded by the coding sequence GTGGGACGCTTCGTCCGGGGCGCTCTGGTTGTGGTGGTCGTCCTGGCCGCATTGGCCGGCAACGCGGCGCACAGAATCTATTACGACTACCAGGACACTCAGCAGCACCGCTTCGCCATGGTCCGCGACATGGCCCGGCTGGTGGACGACCATGTCCACCGGACGGTGCGCGCGGCCGACATCGCGCTCGACCAGACGGCCGCGATGGTGGCGGAGGCCGGCGGGCCGCAGAGGATGCGCGACCTGAAGCATTGGACCCGCCTGCGCGAATACGCCGCCCATGTCGAGGGCGCGGACGCGATCTGGATCTTCGACGCCGACGGGCGGGCCATCCTGGAATCAGCCAGCTTTCCCAACCGCATCGCCGGCTTCGCCGATCCGGCCGGGCTGGAGGCCATGCGGAACGGCATGCGCCTGCATATCGGCGCCGGGCAGCCGGGCCGCACCGGCAGCCAGCCGATGGTCTTTCCGGTGTCCCGTCCCCTGCATGACGACCAGGGGCGCTTCGTCGGCGTGGCGTCCGCGTCGATCCGGGTCGATACCCTCACCGACTTCTACAACATGCTGGGGTTCGAGTTCGACCCGCTGATCGGCGTCTACCGTCCGAACGGGGAGGTCGTCGCCCGCCGCCCGGCGACCGAGGCTTCGGCGGGTCGGTCGGTGGCCGGCGGGCTGCTGTTCCAGACCCAGCTGCGCGAGGCGCCGGACGGGCATTATCTGTCGCCGTCGATGCTGGACGGGGTGCTGCGCATCGCCGCCTACCGCACGATGCGCGATTACGGTCTGGTGGTGGTGACCGGCATCGACCGGACCGAGGCGATGGCGGAATGGCGCACCCGCACCCTCTACACGGTGGTGGAGACCGCCGTCGGGCTGCTGGCGATCCTGGCGGCGCTGGCCTGGGGCCTGCGTTACCTGGACCGCGAGCGCAAGGCGCAGGTGGCGCTGGCCGAAGCGCGCAACGCGGTGGAGCGGACCAGCGCCGAGCGCGACGAGAGCGCCCGGCTGGCCGCGGCGCTCGACCATGCCCGCGACATGGCGGAGACCGCGCGGCAGGCCGCCGAGGCCGCCAACCGCGCCAAGGGCGAATTCCTGGCCGGGCTGAGCCACGAGCTGCGCACCCCGCTGAACGCGGTGATCGGCTTCGCCGACCTGATGGCGCGCGAGGCGGAAGGGCCGGTCGGCAACCCGGTCTACCGGCAATATGCCGCCAATGTCCGCGATTCCGGCCAGCATGTGCTGGAACTGATCAACGAGATCCTCGACCAGGCGCGGGCGGAGGCCGGCGCGCTTTCGATCGAAGAGGGGCGCTGCGATCTGGAGGCGGCGGCCGACTTCGCCCTCCGCATGCTGATCCCGCGGGCGGAGCGGGCCGGCGTGCGGCTGTCGGCGGCGGTGGCGCCCGAGCTGCGGCATCTGCGCGGCGACGACCGGCGCATCCGCCAGATCCTGCTGAACCTGATCGCCAACGGGGTGAAATACACGCCGTCGGGCGGCTCCGTGACCGTGACGGCCGCGGTCGAAGAGGGTGTTCCGGTGATCCGCGTCACCGACACCGGCCTCGGCATCCCCGCCGAGGATGTCGATCGTGTGCTGGAGCCCTTCGCCCGCGTGCACAGCGCCGCCAACCGCGGCATCGAGGGCGCCGGACTGGGGCTGCCGCTGACCAAGCGGCTGGTGGAGCTGCATGGCGGCGCCCTGGCGCTGCACAGCAGGCTGGGCGTCGGGACCACGGTGACGGTGCGCCTGCCTGCCGGCCGCCTGCTGCCGCCGGAAGCCCGGCCGGCGCCTGCTCCGGCCCCTGCCCCCGCCCCGGGGCCGGCCCCGTCACCGGAGCCGGCCCCGGCGGTGCAGCCGCTGTCGGTCCTGCTGGTGGACGACGATGCGACCGTGCGCGACATGGTGGCCGGGCTGCTGCGCGGCTGGGGGCACCGCGTGATCGCGGCGTCCAATGCCAACGAGGCGCTGGTGATCCTGGACGGGCCGGAGCCGCTGGACCTGATGCTGAGCGACGTGGTCATGCCGCCGGGCATGGACGGTACGGAGCTGGCGCGGCAGGCCGCCCGCATGCGGCCCGGCCTGCCGGTGCTGCTGGCCTCCGGCTTCGCCGCGCATGCCGTCGGCAACCCCGCCGCCTTCGGACCCGAGGTGGCGATGATCGCCAAGCCCTTCTCCATCGACGAACTGCGCCTGCAACTGGCCCGCATCACCGGCGCGCGCGTGGCGGCGGCGGTGCCATCCTCCGCCCCGGCGTCCCCACTGGTTTCCGTGCCGGCTCCCGCCCCGCCCCGGCCGGCCGGACCGCCGCGCCTGCTGATCGCCGAGGATCTGTCGATCAACCGCGAGCTGCTGGCCGCCCTGTTCCGTGACAGCGGCTATCGGATCGATATGGTCGCCGACGGTGCCGCGGCGGTGGAGGCGGTGCAGGCCGGCGACCATGATCTCGTGCTGATGGACGTGCAGATGCCGGTCATGGACGGGCTGGAGGCCAGCCGGGCCATCCGCGCGATGCCGCCGCCCCGCGGCGACCTGCCGATCCTGGCGCTGACCGCCGGCTCCTCCGAAGAGGAACGGCGCCAGTGCCGCGAGGCCGGCATGAACGGGCATATCGGCAAGCCCTATGACCGCGAGGTCCTGCTGCGTCAGATCGCCCGCATCCTCGACTCCGGCCGCAGCCGGACGGGCGTTGCGTGA
- a CDS encoding inorganic phosphate transporter: MEALQIGLPAIIFIVLVALAFDFINGLHDAANSIATVVSTRVLSPKVAVLWAAFFNFIAFLFFGLHVATTIGTGLVDPLVMDPAVILAALIGAIGWNLITWYLGLPSSSSHALVGGIAGAGIAKAGIDAIVASGFIKTAVAIVASPGIGLLLALALMLVVSWVLRRAAPFAVDRQFRHLQLVSAALYSLGHGGNDAQKTMGIIAVLLFSQGMLGDTFHVPFWVIITCQAAMGLGTMMGGWRIVRTMGSRITDLKPYQGFCAETAGAITLFGATWMGIPVSTTHTITGAIVGVGSARRTSAVRWGLAGRIVWAWVLTIPAAGIVAALSYLLVAGLLAP, translated from the coding sequence ATGGAGGCCCTTCAGATCGGTCTGCCGGCGATCATCTTCATCGTCTTGGTGGCGCTCGCCTTCGACTTCATCAACGGCCTGCACGACGCGGCGAACTCCATCGCCACGGTGGTGTCCACCCGCGTGCTGTCGCCCAAGGTGGCCGTCCTGTGGGCGGCCTTCTTCAACTTCATCGCCTTCCTGTTCTTCGGCCTGCATGTCGCCACCACCATCGGCACCGGTCTGGTCGACCCGCTGGTGATGGACCCGGCGGTGATCCTGGCGGCGCTGATCGGCGCCATCGGCTGGAACCTCATCACCTGGTATCTCGGGCTGCCGTCCTCCTCGTCCCACGCGCTGGTGGGCGGCATCGCCGGCGCCGGCATCGCCAAGGCCGGGATCGACGCCATCGTCGCCAGCGGCTTCATCAAGACGGCGGTCGCCATCGTGGCGTCGCCGGGCATCGGCCTGCTGCTGGCGCTGGCGCTGATGCTGGTGGTGTCCTGGGTCCTGCGCCGCGCCGCGCCCTTCGCGGTCGACCGGCAGTTCCGCCATCTCCAGCTCGTCTCGGCCGCGCTCTACAGCCTGGGCCACGGCGGCAACGACGCGCAGAAGACGATGGGCATCATCGCCGTCCTGCTGTTCAGCCAGGGCATGCTGGGCGACACCTTCCACGTGCCCTTCTGGGTCATCATCACCTGTCAGGCGGCGATGGGGCTGGGCACGATGATGGGCGGCTGGCGCATCGTCCGCACCATGGGCTCGCGCATCACCGACCTGAAGCCCTATCAGGGTTTCTGCGCCGAGACCGCGGGCGCCATCACGCTGTTCGGCGCGACATGGATGGGCATCCCGGTGTCGACCACCCACACCATCACGGGCGCCATCGTCGGCGTCGGCTCCGCCCGCCGCACCTCGGCGGTGCGCTGGGGTCTGGCCGGCCGAATCGTCTGGGCCTGGGTGCTGACGATTCCCGCCGCCGGCATCGTCGCCGCCCTGTCCTACCTGCTGGTTGCCGGCCTGCTGGCCCCCTGA
- a CDS encoding DUF47 domain-containing protein gives MLLRAFRSLMPKEERFVDQFVDQARHIVAAAAALEAVMDAGPEERAQKIAALKRVEKDADRIAKDAGRGLHRAFITPFDRSDILSLINALDDAIDLMDEVPRHAGLYGIESFDEPMRRFVSLIRQQADVLVELMPLLGAIARNAERIDQLCGRLSDLEDEADDVLRGALQTLIAEKPDMITFLGRRELYEMLEAVTDRCDDVGDLVAGIMLDQV, from the coding sequence ATGCTGCTGCGCGCATTCCGTTCGCTGATGCCGAAGGAGGAACGCTTCGTCGACCAGTTCGTCGACCAGGCCCGCCACATCGTGGCCGCAGCCGCCGCCCTGGAGGCGGTCATGGACGCAGGGCCGGAGGAGCGGGCGCAGAAGATCGCGGCGCTGAAGCGGGTGGAAAAGGACGCCGACCGCATCGCCAAGGATGCCGGGCGCGGCCTGCACCGCGCCTTCATCACCCCCTTCGACCGGTCGGACATCCTGTCGCTGATCAACGCGCTGGACGACGCCATCGACCTGATGGACGAGGTGCCTCGCCATGCCGGCCTCTACGGCATCGAGTCGTTCGACGAGCCGATGCGCCGCTTCGTCTCCCTGATCCGCCAGCAGGCCGACGTTCTGGTGGAACTGATGCCGCTGCTGGGCGCCATCGCCCGCAACGCCGAGCGGATCGACCAGCTCTGCGGCCGCCTGTCCGACCTGGAGGACGAGGCCGACGATGTGCTGCGCGGCGCCCTGCAGACGCTGATCGCGGAAAAGCCGGACATGATCACCTTCCTCGGCCGGCGCGAGCTGTACGAGATGCTGGAGGCGGTGACCGACCGCTGCGACGACGTCGGCGACCTGGTCGCGGGCATCATGCTCGATCAGGTCTGA
- the lysA gene encoding diaminopimelate decarboxylase, which translates to MSVFAYRNGVLHAESVSLEDVAREVGTPFYLYSTAALESHYNAYAGAFAGQEAGVCYALKANSNLAVIRTLSRLGAGGDVVSVGEMKRALAGGIPAGRIVFSGVGKTRDDLRAALEAGIHQINVESVPELEALSEVASSMGVEAPIAFRVNPDVDAKTHAKIATGKKENKFGIDYDHAREIYRRAASLPGIKPVAIAVHIGSQLTDLAPFRAAYERVAALLHQLREDGHDIQRLDLGGGLGITYKNEAPPDLADYAAMVRSITGNLGCRITLEPGRSLVGNAGILVSRVIYVKQGLHRRFAIVDAAMNDLIRPSLYDAYHGIVPVAEPAEGVAAEPYDVVGPVCESGDTFAVQRPLPPLADDDLVAFLSAGAYGAVMASTYNTRPLVPEVLVNGDRFSVIRPRPTVEEMLAAERVPDWL; encoded by the coding sequence ATGAGCGTCTTCGCCTACCGCAACGGCGTTCTGCATGCCGAATCCGTGTCGCTGGAGGATGTGGCGCGCGAGGTGGGGACGCCCTTCTACCTCTATTCCACCGCGGCGCTGGAATCGCATTACAACGCCTATGCCGGCGCCTTCGCCGGCCAGGAGGCCGGCGTCTGCTATGCGCTGAAGGCCAACTCCAACCTCGCCGTCATCCGCACGCTGTCCCGGCTCGGGGCCGGCGGCGACGTGGTGTCGGTTGGCGAGATGAAGCGCGCGCTGGCCGGCGGCATCCCGGCCGGGCGGATCGTCTTCTCCGGCGTCGGCAAGACCCGCGACGACCTGCGGGCGGCGCTGGAGGCCGGCATCCACCAGATCAACGTGGAGTCGGTGCCGGAGCTGGAGGCCCTGAGCGAGGTCGCCTCGTCCATGGGCGTGGAGGCTCCGATCGCCTTCCGCGTCAACCCGGACGTCGACGCCAAGACCCACGCCAAGATCGCCACCGGCAAGAAAGAGAACAAGTTCGGCATCGACTACGACCACGCGCGCGAGATCTACCGCCGCGCCGCGTCCCTGCCGGGCATCAAGCCGGTCGCCATCGCCGTCCATATCGGCTCGCAGCTGACCGACCTCGCCCCCTTCCGGGCGGCCTACGAGCGGGTCGCGGCGCTGCTGCACCAGCTGCGCGAGGACGGGCACGACATCCAGCGCCTGGATCTCGGCGGCGGGCTCGGCATCACCTACAAGAACGAGGCGCCGCCCGATCTGGCCGATTACGCCGCGATGGTGCGCTCCATCACCGGCAATCTCGGCTGCCGCATCACGCTGGAGCCGGGCCGCTCGCTGGTCGGCAATGCCGGCATCCTGGTCAGCCGCGTCATCTATGTGAAGCAGGGGCTGCACCGCCGCTTCGCCATCGTCGACGCGGCGATGAACGACCTGATCCGCCCGTCGCTGTACGACGCCTATCACGGCATCGTCCCGGTGGCGGAGCCGGCCGAGGGCGTCGCGGCGGAGCCCTATGACGTGGTCGGCCCGGTCTGCGAGAGCGGCGACACCTTCGCCGTTCAACGCCCGCTGCCGCCGCTGGCCGACGACGACCTCGTCGCCTTCCTGTCGGCCGGCGCCTATGGCGCGGTGATGGCTTCGACCTACAACACCCGGCCGCTGGTGCCGGAGGTTCTGGTCAACGGCGACCGCTTCTCCGTCATCCGCCCCCGCCCGACGGTGGAGGAGATGCTGGCCGCCGAGCGCGTTCCCGACTGGCTGTAA
- the argH gene encoding argininosuccinate lyase: protein MSADQTPPNSAAAAPAASQMWGGRFARGPAAIMEKINASIGFDKRLADQDIAGSKAHAAMLAKQGIISQADADAIIDGLDRVKAEIDAGSFTFKVELEDIHMNVEARLAELIGEPAKRLHTGRSRNDQVATDFKLWVRDAIDRTVAGLTALQAALIDLAEQHSETVMPGFTHLQAAQPISFAHHLLAYVEMFGRDRGRFRDARCRLNECPLGSAALAGTPYPIDRFMTAEALGFNRPTANSLDAVSDRDFALEYLSAASICAMHLSRFAEEIVIWCSAQFRFIRLSDAFTTGSSIMPQKKNPDAAELVRAKAGRVIGSLNSLLIAMKGLPLAYSKDMQEDKEPVFEADDTLALCIAAMEGMVRDMQPNVPAMREAADRGFLNATDLADWLVRELDMPFREAHHVTGRAVKAAEDRRVGLTDLTLAELQAIEPRITEAVYPALSIEASLNSRTSFGGPAPVRVQEAVKAARERFL from the coding sequence ATGAGCGCCGATCAGACCCCGCCGAATTCCGCCGCCGCCGCCCCCGCCGCCAGCCAGATGTGGGGCGGGCGTTTCGCGCGCGGTCCCGCCGCCATCATGGAGAAGATCAACGCCTCCATCGGCTTCGACAAGCGGCTCGCCGACCAGGACATCGCCGGGTCGAAGGCCCATGCCGCGATGCTGGCCAAGCAGGGCATCATATCCCAGGCCGACGCCGACGCCATCATCGACGGGCTCGACCGCGTAAAGGCAGAGATTGACGCCGGCAGCTTCACCTTCAAGGTGGAGCTTGAGGACATCCACATGAATGTGGAGGCCCGGCTGGCCGAACTGATCGGCGAACCGGCCAAGCGGCTGCACACCGGCCGTTCGCGCAACGACCAGGTGGCGACCGACTTCAAGCTGTGGGTGCGCGACGCCATCGACCGGACCGTCGCCGGGCTGACCGCCCTGCAGGCCGCCCTGATCGACCTGGCGGAGCAGCACAGCGAAACGGTGATGCCCGGCTTCACCCACCTGCAGGCGGCGCAGCCCATCAGCTTCGCCCATCACCTGCTGGCCTATGTCGAGATGTTCGGGCGCGACCGCGGCCGCTTCCGCGACGCCCGCTGCCGGCTGAACGAATGCCCGCTCGGTTCCGCCGCGCTGGCCGGCACCCCCTATCCCATCGACCGCTTCATGACGGCGGAGGCGCTGGGCTTCAACCGGCCGACCGCCAATTCGCTGGACGCGGTGTCCGACCGCGACTTCGCGCTGGAGTACCTGTCGGCGGCGTCGATCTGCGCCATGCACCTGTCGCGCTTCGCCGAGGAGATCGTGATCTGGTGCTCCGCCCAGTTCCGCTTCATCCGGCTGTCGGACGCCTTCACCACCGGCTCCTCCATCATGCCGCAGAAGAAGAACCCGGATGCGGCGGAGCTGGTGCGCGCCAAGGCCGGCCGTGTCATCGGCAGCCTGAACAGCCTGCTGATCGCCATGAAGGGCCTGCCGCTGGCCTATTCCAAGGACATGCAGGAGGACAAGGAGCCGGTTTTCGAGGCCGACGACACGCTGGCGCTGTGCATCGCCGCCATGGAAGGCATGGTGCGCGACATGCAGCCCAACGTCCCGGCGATGCGCGAGGCGGCCGACCGCGGCTTCCTGAACGCCACCGACCTCGCCGACTGGCTGGTGCGTGAACTGGACATGCCCTTCCGCGAGGCGCACCACGTCACCGGCCGCGCCGTGAAGGCGGCGGAGGACCGGCGCGTCGGCCTGACCGACCTGACGCTGGCCGAACTCCAGGCCATCGAGCCGCGCATCACCGAAGCCGTCTATCCGGCGCTGAGCATCGAGGCGTCGCTGAACAGCCGCACCAGCTTCGGCGGACCGGCGCCCGTCCGCGTGCAGGAGGCGGTGAAGGCCGCCCGGGAGCGTTTCCTGTGA
- a CDS encoding TlpA family protein disulfide reductase produces the protein MAGAGLWWSAGAAPTPPEVLRLGAPDAPAGTASGATPVAATGVEKLEKFKGAEPKPMAPLSFIDAEGRRVDLADFKDRVILLNLWATWCGPCVKEMPSLDRLQAQLGGEAFEVVALSLDRGGRAAVEPFYRKTGVEHLRVFLDPASESMKALSLRGLPTTILIDPEGRELGRVEGAVEWDAPEVVAFLRQHLGHGGGRGGGPARDRGGMMKTGG, from the coding sequence ATGGCCGGGGCCGGCCTGTGGTGGAGCGCCGGCGCGGCGCCCACTCCACCGGAGGTGCTGCGGCTGGGCGCGCCGGACGCGCCGGCCGGAACCGCATCCGGCGCCACGCCCGTCGCCGCCACCGGCGTCGAGAAGCTGGAGAAGTTCAAGGGGGCGGAGCCCAAGCCGATGGCGCCGCTGTCCTTCATCGACGCCGAGGGGCGGCGGGTCGATCTGGCCGACTTCAAGGACCGGGTGATCCTGCTGAACCTGTGGGCGACCTGGTGCGGGCCTTGCGTGAAGGAGATGCCGTCGCTCGACCGGCTGCAGGCCCAGTTGGGCGGCGAGGCCTTCGAGGTGGTGGCGCTGTCGCTGGACCGCGGCGGACGGGCGGCGGTGGAGCCCTTCTACAGGAAGACGGGGGTGGAGCATCTGAGGGTGTTCCTCGATCCCGCCTCGGAGTCGATGAAGGCGCTGTCCCTGCGCGGCCTGCCCACCACCATCCTGATCGATCCGGAGGGCCGCGAGCTTGGCCGCGTCGAGGGGGCGGTGGAATGGGATGCGCCGGAGGTGGTCGCCTTCCTGCGCCAGCATCTCGGCCATGGAGGGGGGCGCGGCGGCGGGCCGGCGCGCGACCGCGGCGGGATGATGAAGACCGGCGGCTGA
- a CDS encoding cyclic nucleotide-binding domain-containing protein, whose product MTHSAAAAAGPRRYTIGPGIVMMRQGERADRAWLIESGELEVLLTAPDGGTRRLGGVGKGAVVGEMALIDDGERSATVRSLT is encoded by the coding sequence ATGACGCATTCCGCCGCTGCCGCTGCCGGTCCCAGGCGTTACACCATCGGTCCCGGCATCGTGATGATGCGCCAGGGCGAGCGTGCCGACCGGGCGTGGCTGATCGAATCCGGCGAGCTGGAGGTGCTGCTGACCGCGCCGGACGGCGGCACCCGGCGTCTGGGGGGGGTCGGCAAGGGGGCAGTGGTCGGCGAGATGGCCCTGATCGACGATGGGGAGCGCAGCGCCACCGTGCGCTCGCTGACCTGA
- a CDS encoding glycerate kinase type-2 family protein — protein MTTDALLHDLFQAALTAVTAETRLPAALPQPPKGRTVVIGAGKAAAAMAKTVEDHWPGPLTGLVVTRYDHELPTGRIEVVQASHPVPDAAGQEAARRIADMVQGLTADDLVLCLISGGGSALLALPAPGIALDDKRAVAKALLKSGADIGEMNCVRKHLSAVKGGRLAAMAHPARVVSLLVSDVPGDDPSVIASGPTVPDPTSFADARAILRKYGITPPPAVAAFLEAAEDETPKPGDPRLSGAETTIIATPQDALEAAAALARDRGYTPVILGDAIEGEAREVAKVHAGIARQAARRGQPAPVPAVILSGGETTVTVRGQGRGGRNVEFLLALAVALDGHPGIWAAAFDTDGIDGTEDNAGAILRPDTLKRAEALGLDAKAFLADNDGYSFFKALGDLVVTGPTRTNVNDFRVIVIDPA, from the coding sequence ATGACCACAGACGCCCTGCTCCACGACCTGTTCCAGGCGGCGCTCACCGCGGTGACCGCCGAGACCCGGCTGCCGGCGGCCCTGCCGCAGCCGCCGAAGGGCCGCACGGTCGTCATCGGCGCCGGCAAGGCGGCGGCGGCCATGGCGAAGACGGTGGAGGACCACTGGCCGGGGCCGCTCACCGGCCTCGTCGTCACCCGTTACGACCACGAACTGCCGACCGGGCGGATCGAGGTGGTGCAGGCCAGCCACCCGGTGCCCGACGCCGCCGGACAGGAGGCCGCGCGCCGCATCGCCGACATGGTGCAGGGGCTGACCGCCGACGACCTCGTGCTCTGCCTGATCTCCGGCGGCGGCTCCGCCCTGCTGGCCCTGCCGGCGCCCGGCATCGCGCTGGACGACAAGCGCGCCGTCGCCAAGGCCCTGCTGAAGAGCGGCGCCGACATCGGCGAGATGAACTGCGTGCGCAAGCATCTGTCGGCGGTGAAGGGCGGCCGGCTCGCCGCCATGGCCCATCCGGCCCGCGTCGTTTCGCTGCTGGTGTCCGACGTGCCGGGCGACGATCCGTCGGTGATCGCCAGCGGCCCGACCGTGCCCGACCCGACCAGCTTCGCCGACGCCCGCGCCATCCTGAGGAAATACGGCATCACCCCGCCGCCCGCCGTCGCCGCCTTCCTGGAAGCGGCCGAGGACGAAACGCCGAAGCCCGGCGACCCGCGGCTGTCCGGCGCCGAGACCACCATCATCGCCACCCCGCAGGACGCGCTGGAAGCGGCGGCGGCTCTCGCCCGCGACCGCGGCTATACCCCCGTCATCCTGGGCGACGCCATCGAAGGCGAAGCACGCGAGGTCGCCAAGGTCCATGCCGGCATCGCCCGGCAGGCCGCCCGCCGCGGCCAGCCCGCTCCGGTGCCCGCCGTGATCCTGTCCGGCGGCGAGACCACGGTGACGGTGCGCGGCCAGGGCCGCGGCGGCCGCAACGTCGAATTCCTGCTGGCGCTGGCGGTGGCGCTCGACGGCCATCCCGGCATCTGGGCCGCCGCCTTCGACACCGACGGCATCGACGGGACGGAGGACAATGCCGGCGCCATCCTGCGTCCCGACACGCTGAAACGGGCGGAGGCGCTGGGCCTGGATGCCAAGGCCTTCCTCGCCGACAACGACGGCTACAGCTTCTTCAAGGCGCTGGGCGATCTGGTCGTCACCGGCCCGACCCGCACCAACGTCAACGATTTCCGGGTGATCGTGATCGATCCGGCCTGA
- the glxR gene encoding 2-hydroxy-3-oxopropionate reductase has protein sequence MKVGFIGLGIMGTPMAGHLLDAGHTLYVHDIKPVPAELTDKGAIPCPSGREVAAAAEVIITMVPDTPHVGAALFGENGVAAGLSSGKIVVDMSSISPIETKEYAKRINDLGCAYLDAPVSGGEVGAKAASLTIMVGGPQDAFDTVKPLFDKMGKNVTLVGGNGDGQTTKVANQIIVALTIEAVAEALLFASKAGADPAKVRQALMGGFASSRILEVHGERMINRNFNPGFRIELHQKDLNLALSGAKALNLSLPHTASCQQLFNACVAQGGAAWDHSGMLRALELLAGHEIGSK, from the coding sequence ATGAAGGTCGGATTCATCGGTCTCGGCATCATGGGCACCCCGATGGCGGGGCATCTGCTGGACGCCGGTCACACCCTCTATGTCCACGACATCAAGCCGGTGCCGGCCGAGCTGACCGACAAGGGCGCGATCCCCTGCCCCAGCGGCCGGGAAGTCGCGGCGGCGGCCGAGGTCATCATCACCATGGTTCCCGACACCCCCCATGTCGGCGCCGCGCTGTTCGGTGAGAACGGCGTCGCCGCCGGCCTGTCGTCGGGCAAGATCGTGGTGGACATGTCCTCGATCTCCCCGATCGAGACCAAGGAATATGCCAAGCGCATCAACGATCTCGGCTGCGCCTACCTGGACGCCCCGGTGTCCGGCGGCGAGGTCGGGGCCAAGGCCGCCTCGCTGACCATCATGGTCGGCGGCCCGCAGGACGCCTTCGACACGGTCAAGCCGCTGTTCGACAAGATGGGCAAGAACGTCACGCTGGTCGGCGGCAACGGCGACGGCCAGACCACCAAGGTCGCCAACCAGATCATCGTCGCGCTGACCATCGAGGCGGTGGCCGAGGCCCTGCTGTTCGCGTCGAAGGCCGGCGCCGATCCGGCCAAGGTCCGCCAGGCGCTGATGGGCGGCTTCGCCTCCTCCCGCATCCTGGAGGTCCACGGCGAGCGGATGATCAACCGCAACTTCAACCCGGGCTTCCGCATCGAACTGCACCAGAAGGATCTGAACCTGGCGCTGAGCGGCGCCAAGGCGCTGAACCTGTCGCTGCCGCACACGGCGAGCTGCCAGCAGCTGTTCAACGCCTGCGTCGCGCAGGGCGGCGCGGCCTGGGATCACTCCGGCATGCTGCGCGCGCTGGAGCTGCTGGCCGGGCATGAGATCGGTTCGAAGTGA